One Methylobacterium sp. 77 DNA window includes the following coding sequences:
- the ggt gene encoding gamma-glutamyltransferase: MTGRRFSLAFALLATLSGPSLAQPVPEPLPIPSDDARILPVLGTHGMVSSQDALATRVGVAILKQGGNAVDAAVAVGFALAVTLPQAGNLGGGGFMLVRLAATGETVAIDFRETAPAAAREDMFLKPDGQPDRAASIRTGKAVGVPGSVRGLAEAHRLYGSGRFTLSELVAPARALARDGIPVEGGLADSLPRAADRLGRWPSSRAVFFRDGRPLARGETLVQPDLAATLASIAERGPDAFHTGPIAERIAAAVRSAGGVMIANDLAAYRPAIRQPIRGTYRGYEIVSMPPPSSGGVHLIEILNILEGFDLASMGAGSAQALHILAEAMKPAYADRATWLGDPSRSNVPMRGLTAKAYAETLRSAIDPARARPAEAVKAGDPLPYESDHTTHYSVVDRAGNAVSTTTTLNFSYGLGLVAEGTGVLLNNEMDDFSAKTGSVNAYGLVGGPANAVAPGARPLSSMTPAIVLKDGRLVLVTGSPGGSRIISTVLQVIVNVIDFRMNLAEAVTAPRIHHQWRPDVLFAEDGLSPDTLALLRAKGHEVRVGSSSGSANSVMAVDGLVAGAADTRQRGTLAEGD; this comes from the coding sequence ATGACCGGACGTCGTTTCAGCCTCGCCTTCGCGCTTCTGGCGACCCTTTCCGGACCGTCGCTGGCGCAACCCGTTCCCGAACCGCTGCCGATCCCTTCCGACGACGCGCGCATCCTCCCGGTCCTCGGGACCCACGGCATGGTGTCCTCGCAGGACGCCCTGGCCACTCGGGTCGGTGTCGCGATCCTGAAACAGGGTGGGAACGCCGTCGATGCCGCCGTCGCCGTCGGGTTCGCCCTCGCGGTGACTTTGCCCCAGGCGGGCAATCTCGGCGGCGGCGGGTTCATGCTCGTTCGGCTGGCAGCGACCGGCGAGACCGTGGCGATCGACTTTCGCGAGACGGCGCCCGCCGCGGCGAGGGAGGACATGTTCCTCAAACCCGATGGGCAACCCGACCGCGCCGCATCCATTCGCACCGGCAAGGCCGTCGGCGTTCCGGGCTCCGTGCGCGGACTGGCCGAAGCGCACCGCCTCTACGGGTCCGGCCGCTTCACTCTCTCCGAGCTCGTCGCCCCGGCCCGGGCATTGGCCAGGGACGGGATTCCCGTCGAGGGCGGCCTCGCCGATTCTCTTCCCCGCGCCGCCGACCGTCTCGGGCGCTGGCCATCGAGCCGGGCCGTGTTCTTTCGTGATGGCCGTCCCCTCGCGCGGGGCGAGACCCTGGTCCAGCCCGATCTCGCGGCGACCCTCGCGTCCATCGCCGAACGCGGCCCCGATGCCTTCCATACCGGCCCGATCGCCGAGCGGATCGCCGCCGCGGTCAGGAGCGCCGGCGGAGTGATGATCGCGAACGATCTCGCCGCGTATCGCCCCGCGATCCGCCAGCCGATCCGGGGCACCTATCGCGGCTACGAGATCGTCTCGATGCCGCCGCCGAGTTCGGGCGGCGTCCACCTCATCGAGATCCTGAACATCCTCGAAGGGTTCGACCTGGCCTCCATGGGTGCCGGCAGCGCCCAGGCCCTCCACATCCTCGCCGAGGCGATGAAGCCGGCCTATGCCGACCGCGCCACCTGGCTCGGCGACCCGTCCCGCTCGAATGTGCCCATGCGGGGCCTCACCGCGAAAGCCTATGCCGAGACCCTGCGCTCTGCCATCGACCCTGCCCGCGCCCGTCCGGCCGAGGCGGTGAAGGCCGGCGACCCGCTGCCTTACGAATCCGACCACACCACCCATTATTCCGTGGTCGACCGCGCGGGGAACGCCGTCTCCACCACGACGACCCTCAACTTTTCCTACGGGCTCGGCCTCGTGGCGGAGGGGACCGGCGTCCTCCTCAACAACGAGATGGACGATTTTTCCGCCAAGACCGGCAGCGTCAACGCCTACGGCCTCGTCGGCGGCCCGGCCAATGCGGTGGCGCCCGGCGCCCGGCCGCTCTCCTCGATGACGCCGGCCATCGTGCTCAAGGACGGACGCCTCGTTCTCGTCACCGGAAGCCCGGGCGGCAGCCGCATCATCTCTACGGTGCTGCAGGTGATCGTGAACGTCATCGATTTCCGCATGAATCTCGCCGAAGCCGTCACCGCTCCGCGCATCCACCACCAATGGCGCCCCGACGTGCTCTTCGCCGAGGACGGGCTCTCGCCGGACACCCTGGCGCTGCTGCGGGCGAAGGGCCACGAGGTCCGGGTCGGATCGAGTTCGGGCTCGGCCAATTCCGTGATGGCGGTGGACGGGCTCGTGGCCGGGGCCGCCGACACGCGGCAGCGCGGAACCCTGGCGGAGGGCGATTAG
- a CDS encoding lysophospholipid acyltransferase family protein, whose protein sequence is MLILRSIAFNIVFYLATTVIAVGGLPALVSQKASLRVAQFWARVSLWLLRVVGGVSVEFRGLHHRPPGALLVAAKHQSALETLALVTAFPNFAYILKRELLWIPLFGWFLSRSGMVAIDRSKGARAMAAMNEAAARAIREGRQLIIFPEGTRKAPGAPPAYKLGITHLYAALDVPCLPIALNSGLYWPRRQLTRRPGTTVIEFLSPIAPGLDRIAFLEEMQQRIESASDVLIASGRAELAARGHRVPETGSVGEPTRTA, encoded by the coding sequence ATGCTCATCCTTCGCTCGATCGCCTTCAACATCGTCTTCTATCTCGCCACCACCGTCATCGCGGTCGGTGGATTGCCGGCCCTCGTCTCACAGAAGGCCTCCCTTCGCGTGGCCCAGTTCTGGGCGCGGGTGAGCCTATGGCTCCTGCGCGTGGTCGGCGGCGTCAGTGTCGAGTTCAGGGGTCTGCACCATCGCCCGCCCGGTGCCCTCCTCGTGGCGGCCAAGCACCAATCGGCCCTCGAGACCCTGGCCCTCGTCACCGCCTTCCCGAACTTCGCCTACATCCTCAAGCGCGAGCTTCTCTGGATCCCGCTCTTCGGCTGGTTTCTGTCCCGCTCGGGCATGGTCGCCATCGACCGTTCCAAGGGCGCTCGCGCCATGGCAGCCATGAACGAGGCGGCCGCCCGCGCGATCCGCGAGGGACGCCAGCTCATCATCTTCCCCGAAGGAACCCGCAAGGCACCGGGGGCGCCGCCCGCCTACAAGCTCGGCATCACCCATCTCTACGCCGCCCTGGACGTGCCCTGCCTGCCCATCGCCCTCAATAGTGGCCTCTACTGGCCCCGGCGCCAGCTCACCCGCCGCCCCGGCACCACGGTGATCGAATTCCTGTCTCCGATCGCCCCCGGCCTCGACCGCATCGCTTTCCTGGAAGAGATGCAGCAGCGGATCGAATCCGCCTCGGATGTCCTCATCGCCTCCGGCCGCGCCGAACTGGCGGCGCGCGGGCATAGGGTGCCGGAGACCGGCTCCGTCGGCGAACCGACCCGGACCGCCTGA
- a CDS encoding DUF2125 domain-containing protein yields MAQAPDLTARKRLSRTGLFLPYILLLGVVLLWSAGWFWIRGKAESEMDAWLAREASAGRNWTCADRSITGYPFRIELRCASLAFSRADSRFTLGPLTAVVQVYQPRQGILQAAGPFHVEQDGLVADASWTSLEASFHGASDGFVRASLLVEAPKVAVKDAGPQLIDIAAKHLELHARPTPARFATDGAVDMSLRLTQANVPLLDPLLGNTAPLDAALDATVNQAAIFRTGQVARELEAWRQAGGNLDIALLSLAKGDRRLQAQGKIGLDDAHRPTGQLDTRAAGVEALVGQIMGQRFGAEKGALIGGLVGKLLGGGSRRQEAETAAVPNSGDASLKAMPPLRLTDGRLMLGPFAIPNVQVPPLY; encoded by the coding sequence ATGGCGCAGGCACCGGATTTGACGGCCAGGAAACGGCTTTCGCGCACCGGCCTGTTCCTGCCCTACATCCTCCTCCTCGGCGTCGTTCTTCTCTGGAGTGCCGGCTGGTTCTGGATCCGCGGCAAGGCCGAATCCGAGATGGATGCCTGGCTGGCCCGCGAAGCCTCGGCCGGCCGCAACTGGACCTGCGCCGACCGCTCCATCACCGGATATCCCTTCCGCATCGAACTGCGCTGCGCATCCCTGGCCTTCTCGCGGGCGGATAGCCGCTTCACCCTCGGCCCGTTGACGGCCGTCGTGCAGGTCTACCAGCCGCGCCAGGGTATCCTGCAGGCGGCCGGACCGTTCCACGTGGAACAGGACGGCCTCGTCGCCGATGCCAGCTGGACATCGCTGGAAGCGAGCTTCCACGGTGCTTCCGACGGGTTCGTGCGCGCCTCTCTCTTAGTCGAGGCGCCCAAGGTCGCCGTGAAGGATGCCGGGCCGCAGCTGATCGACATCGCCGCGAAGCACCTCGAATTGCACGCCCGTCCGACACCGGCCCGTTTCGCCACGGATGGCGCCGTCGACATGAGCCTTCGCCTGACGCAGGCGAACGTGCCGCTGCTCGACCCTCTCCTCGGCAATACCGCCCCGCTCGACGCGGCGCTCGACGCCACGGTGAATCAGGCGGCCATCTTCCGGACGGGGCAGGTGGCACGCGAGCTCGAAGCCTGGCGGCAGGCTGGCGGCAATCTCGACATCGCTCTGCTGTCGCTGGCGAAGGGCGATCGCCGCCTTCAGGCCCAGGGCAAGATCGGCCTCGACGACGCGCATCGCCCGACCGGGCAGCTCGACACGCGGGCCGCCGGGGTGGAGGCGCTCGTGGGCCAGATCATGGGCCAGCGCTTCGGAGCCGAGAAGGGTGCCCTTATCGGAGGACTGGTCGGCAAGCTTCTCGGCGGCGGCAGCCGTCGCCAGGAGGCCGAGACGGCGGCAGTGCCGAATTCCGGGGATGCGTCCCTCAAGGCGATGCCGCCCCTGCGCCTCACCGACGGACGCCTGATGCTCGGCCCGTTCGCGATCCCCAACGTCCAGGTGCCGCCGCTCTACTGA
- a CDS encoding prephenate/arogenate dehydrogenase family protein has product MPEASPICERLAIVGLGLIGSSIARGARQYGLARSIVAIDRDPSVIERVRALGLADEATSEASGVLGADLVILCVPVGAVGAVAETMAPHLESGAIVSDVGSVKASVVAAVSPHLPEGVHFVPAHPVAGTEYSGPDAGFSTLFSGRWCILTPPEGTDETATARVQAFWEGLGAIVESMTPEHHDLVLAITSHVPHLIAYNIVGTAADLEAVTQSEVIKFSAGGFRDFTRIAASDPTMWRDVFLTNKDAVLEMLGRFNEDLAALARAIRWGDGDALFDLFTRTRAIRRGIVALGQETAEADFGRSRTPPEQAKDEPVSER; this is encoded by the coding sequence GTGCCTGAGGCGAGCCCAATCTGCGAGCGCCTCGCCATCGTCGGCCTCGGGTTGATCGGGTCCTCGATCGCCCGCGGCGCGCGCCAATACGGTCTGGCACGGAGCATCGTGGCCATCGACCGCGACCCCAGCGTGATCGAACGCGTGCGCGCGCTCGGTCTCGCCGACGAGGCGACGAGCGAGGCCTCCGGCGTCCTTGGCGCCGATCTCGTGATCCTGTGCGTGCCGGTGGGCGCGGTGGGAGCGGTCGCCGAAACGATGGCGCCGCATCTGGAATCCGGCGCCATCGTCTCCGATGTCGGCTCGGTGAAGGCCTCGGTGGTCGCTGCCGTCTCCCCCCATCTGCCGGAGGGCGTCCATTTCGTGCCGGCCCATCCCGTGGCGGGCACCGAGTATTCCGGTCCCGATGCCGGATTCTCGACCCTGTTCTCGGGCCGCTGGTGCATCCTCACCCCGCCCGAGGGAACCGACGAGACCGCCACCGCGCGGGTTCAGGCCTTCTGGGAAGGGCTCGGCGCCATCGTCGAGAGCATGACTCCGGAGCATCACGACCTCGTCCTGGCCATCACCAGCCACGTGCCGCACCTCATCGCCTACAACATCGTCGGCACGGCCGCCGACCTGGAAGCGGTGACGCAATCGGAGGTCATCAAGTTCTCCGCCGGCGGCTTTCGCGACTTCACCCGCATCGCCGCCTCCGATCCGACCATGTGGCGGGACGTGTTCCTGACCAACAAGGATGCGGTGCTGGAGATGCTCGGCCGCTTCAACGAGGATCTCGCGGCCCTGGCCCGCGCCATTCGCTGGGGCGACGGCGACGCGCTGTTCGACCTGTTCACCCGGACCCGCGCCATCCGCCGGGGCATCGTCGCCCTGGGGCAGGAGACGGCGGAGGCGGATTTCGGACGCAGCCGCACCCCGCCCGAGCAGGCGAAGGACGAACCCGTCTCCGAGCGATAG
- a CDS encoding histidinol-phosphate transaminase → MSSAPSASRPVPRPGVLAIEAYVPGKSGAPGAVKVHKLSSNETPLGPSPLAIEAMREEAFRLALYPDGNSTRLREAIAFRYGLDPARIVCGAGSDELLSFLAYAYLGQGDEGIFTEHGFLVYRIAILAAGGTPVVVPERDLRADVDAILAAVTPRTKIVYLANPNNPTGTYLPFAEIRRLHAGLPPHVLLVLDGAYAEYVRTNDYSAGLELVLESENVVMTRTFSKIHGLAALRIGWMVGPPEVVDAVNRIRGPFNLSGSAIAAGAAAIADEAHVAAAIAHNETWLAWTSEVVSSLGLTVTPSVANFILVHFPDEPGRNAEQADAYLAARGVIVRRVTSYGLPHALRVTIGSEEANQAFVTALTAFVKDGIRA, encoded by the coding sequence ATGTCCTCCGCTCCTTCCGCGTCCCGTCCCGTTCCCCGTCCGGGGGTTCTCGCCATCGAGGCTTATGTGCCCGGCAAGAGCGGCGCTCCCGGCGCGGTGAAGGTCCATAAGCTCTCCTCCAACGAGACGCCGCTCGGCCCGAGCCCGCTGGCCATCGAGGCCATGCGCGAGGAGGCGTTCCGCCTCGCTCTCTATCCGGACGGCAATTCCACGCGCCTGCGCGAAGCCATCGCCTTCCGCTACGGGCTCGACCCAGCCCGCATCGTCTGCGGTGCCGGGTCGGACGAACTCCTGTCCTTCCTCGCCTACGCCTATCTCGGGCAGGGCGACGAGGGGATCTTCACCGAGCACGGTTTCCTGGTCTACCGGATCGCCATCCTGGCCGCCGGCGGCACGCCCGTCGTCGTCCCCGAGCGCGACCTTCGCGCCGATGTCGACGCCATCCTCGCCGCCGTCACGCCGCGCACGAAGATCGTCTACCTCGCCAACCCGAACAACCCGACGGGCACCTACCTGCCCTTCGCCGAGATCCGGCGCCTGCATGCGGGCCTGCCTCCGCACGTGCTCCTCGTCCTCGACGGAGCCTATGCCGAGTATGTGCGAACCAACGATTACAGCGCCGGGCTCGAACTCGTCCTCGAATCCGAGAACGTGGTGATGACGCGCACCTTCTCGAAGATCCACGGCCTCGCCGCACTCCGCATCGGCTGGATGGTCGGTCCGCCGGAGGTGGTCGATGCGGTCAACCGCATCCGTGGGCCGTTCAACCTGTCGGGCAGTGCCATCGCGGCCGGTGCCGCCGCCATCGCCGACGAGGCGCATGTGGCGGCCGCGATCGCCCATAACGAGACCTGGCTCGCCTGGACGAGCGAGGTCGTGTCTTCGCTCGGGCTGACGGTGACACCGAGTGTGGCGAACTTCATCCTCGTCCACTTTCCCGACGAGCCGGGCCGTAACGCGGAGCAAGCCGATGCCTATCTCGCCGCGCGCGGCGTGATCGTGCGGCGGGTGACGTCCTACGGGTTACCGCACGCGCTGCGCGTCACCATCGGCAGCGAGGAGGCGAATCAGGCCTTCGTCACGGCGCTCACCGCCTTCGTGAAGGACGGCATCCGTGCCTGA
- a CDS encoding chorismate mutase, with product MRFTTRPAPPLDNLAELRAEIDRIDAEMHALLIQRGSIIDRLIAVKRTSASGSAFRPGREAAMMRRVAERHRGLLPLDTVEGIWRVIIATFTWVQAPFSVHADISDGDAPMRDSARFHFGFTVPYRPHPTCAAVIEAVAASRGDLGIFRLDPDGSAPPSQEAPWWEGLTGEGRPKVIARLPFIERPTHPAGTPVFVVANPLDDPAAAQRDWVLHAARLETWSPEAARALQGLYGEIVARAATADGHRLLLAVPGGVGGRQLRETLERAGARVGSLDEIGSHAARFRV from the coding sequence ATGCGCTTCACCACGAGACCCGCACCGCCCCTCGACAACCTCGCCGAGTTGCGCGCCGAGATCGACCGGATCGACGCGGAGATGCACGCCCTGCTGATCCAGCGCGGCTCGATCATCGATCGGCTGATCGCGGTCAAGCGAACCTCCGCCAGCGGATCGGCCTTCAGGCCGGGCCGCGAGGCCGCGATGATGCGCCGCGTCGCCGAGCGCCATCGCGGACTCCTGCCCCTCGACACCGTGGAGGGGATCTGGCGCGTCATCATCGCCACCTTCACCTGGGTCCAGGCGCCGTTCAGCGTCCATGCCGATATTTCCGACGGCGATGCTCCGATGCGCGACTCGGCGCGGTTCCATTTCGGCTTCACGGTGCCCTACCGGCCGCATCCCACCTGTGCGGCGGTGATCGAGGCGGTGGCCGCCTCGCGCGGCGATCTCGGCATCTTCCGGCTCGACCCCGACGGCTCTGCGCCTCCGAGTCAGGAAGCGCCGTGGTGGGAGGGTCTCACCGGCGAGGGTCGGCCCAAAGTGATCGCGCGCCTGCCCTTCATCGAGCGCCCGACCCATCCCGCCGGCACGCCAGTCTTCGTCGTCGCCAATCCCCTCGACGACCCGGCCGCGGCCCAGCGCGACTGGGTGCTCCACGCGGCCCGGCTCGAGACCTGGTCGCCGGAAGCCGCCCGTGCCTTGCAGGGCCTCTACGGCGAGATCGTCGCGCGCGCAGCGACGGCGGATGGGCACCGACTTCTCCTGGCGGTTCCGGGCGGCGTCGGTGGCCGCCAGTTGCGGGAGACTTTGGAACGGGCCGGCGCCAGGGTCGGTAGCCTCGACGAGATCGGCAGCCACGCCGCCCGGTTCCGGGTATGA
- a CDS encoding homoserine O-acetyltransferase has translation MDAPPSLDPRSPVAAFGPDEPLRMDAGVDLAPFQIAYQTAGTLNAERSNAVLICHALTGDQHFAHTHPVTGKRGWWETLVGPGKPVDTDRYFVICSNVIGSCMGSTGPASGNPATGRPYGLDFPLVTIRDMVRGQAMLLDRLGIRDLFLCVGGSMGGMQVLQWAALYPERVFAALPIATGARHSAQNIAFHEVGRQAIMADPAWAEGRYLEAGTRPAKGLGVARMGAHITYLSEPALHRKFGRRFQGGSAPTFSFNADFQIESYLRHQGLSFVERFDANAYLYLTRAMDYFDLAADHGGVLANAFRNTGTRFCVMSFTSDWLFPTADSRAIVHALNAASAPVAFVEIESDKGHDAFLLDEPVMFNAAKGFIDAAARARGL, from the coding sequence ATGGATGCGCCGCCCTCCCTCGACCCGCGAAGCCCGGTGGCCGCGTTCGGCCCCGACGAGCCTCTCAGGATGGATGCCGGCGTCGACCTCGCGCCGTTCCAGATCGCCTACCAGACCGCCGGCACCCTCAATGCCGAGCGGTCCAATGCGGTGCTGATCTGTCATGCTCTCACCGGCGATCAGCATTTCGCCCACACCCATCCGGTGACGGGCAAGCGCGGCTGGTGGGAGACGCTGGTGGGACCGGGCAAGCCCGTCGACACCGATCGTTATTTCGTCATCTGTTCGAACGTGATCGGTTCCTGCATGGGCTCCACGGGTCCGGCCTCCGGGAATCCCGCCACCGGTCGACCCTACGGCCTCGACTTCCCGCTGGTGACGATCCGCGACATGGTCCGGGGGCAGGCCATGCTCCTCGACCGGCTCGGCATCCGCGACCTGTTCCTCTGCGTCGGCGGGTCGATGGGCGGCATGCAGGTGCTGCAATGGGCGGCGCTCTATCCGGAACGGGTCTTCGCCGCTCTCCCGATCGCCACGGGAGCCCGGCACTCGGCCCAGAACATCGCCTTCCACGAGGTCGGCCGCCAGGCGATCATGGCCGATCCGGCCTGGGCGGAGGGACGCTATCTCGAGGCCGGCACGCGGCCCGCCAAGGGCCTCGGCGTGGCGCGGATGGGCGCGCACATCACCTACCTTTCCGAGCCGGCTCTGCATCGCAAGTTCGGCCGCCGCTTCCAGGGCGGCTCGGCGCCGACCTTCTCGTTCAACGCCGATTTCCAGATCGAGAGCTACCTGCGGCACCAGGGCCTGAGCTTCGTCGAGCGGTTCGACGCCAACGCCTATCTCTACCTCACCCGCGCCATGGATTATTTCGACCTCGCCGCCGACCATGGCGGCGTGCTCGCCAATGCCTTCCGCAACACCGGGACGCGGTTCTGCGTGATGTCGTTCACCTCCGACTGGCTGTTCCCCACCGCCGATTCCCGCGCCATCGTGCACGCCCTGAACGCGGCCTCGGCGCCGGTCGCCTTCGTCGAGATCGAGAGCGACAAGGGGCACGACGCCTTCCTCCTCGATGAGCCGGTCATGTTCAACGCCGCCAAGGGTTTCATCGACGCCGCCGCCAGGGCCAGGGGCCTGTGA
- the metW gene encoding methionine biosynthesis protein MetW, which yields MAAAPWSSIDTLPHSDGARVDHLVVLGLVSPGARVLDIGCGDGTLLALLRDRRGVDGRGIELSREGVNACLARGLPVIQGDADTDLANYPDDAFDVVVLSQTIQATRNPRIVLEHLLRIGRQVVISFPNFGHWRVRSELAFRGRMPVTELMPEEWYETQNIHHCTIRDFVGLCRTVGAHIEKATALDARGRPMRISMPWWVWNLMGAQGVFLLRRGDGSSSEAG from the coding sequence GTGGCTGCGGCACCCTGGAGCTCGATCGATACGCTGCCGCACAGCGACGGCGCCCGCGTCGACCATCTCGTGGTGCTCGGCCTCGTGTCGCCGGGCGCCCGCGTCCTCGATATCGGCTGCGGTGACGGGACGCTCCTGGCATTGCTGCGCGACCGGCGCGGCGTCGATGGGCGCGGCATCGAACTCTCGCGCGAAGGCGTCAACGCCTGCCTCGCCCGTGGACTTCCGGTGATCCAGGGTGATGCCGATACCGACCTCGCCAATTATCCCGACGACGCCTTCGACGTGGTGGTCCTGTCCCAGACCATCCAGGCGACGCGCAATCCGCGCATCGTGCTGGAGCATCTGCTGCGCATCGGGCGGCAGGTGGTGATCTCGTTCCCGAATTTCGGCCATTGGCGGGTGCGCTCGGAACTCGCCTTCCGCGGGCGGATGCCGGTGACCGAACTGATGCCGGAAGAGTGGTACGAGACCCAGAACATCCACCATTGCACCATCCGCGACTTCGTCGGCCTATGCCGGACCGTGGGCGCGCATATCGAGAAGGCCACCGCCCTCGATGCGCGTGGCCGGCCGATGCGGATCTCGATGCCGTGGTGGGTCTGGAACCTGATGGGCGCGCAAGGGGTGTTTCTCCTGCGCAGAGGCGACGGATCGTCGTCCGAGGCCGGCTAG
- a CDS encoding adenylate/guanylate cyclase domain-containing protein has product MRNGDRDRTRADGLRSPTITHLQQASSGRTFALHLLIVLVLLATAQTYDGSIHGLGHWIVLSAYAVASIVLMLVGLRTAPDTGIPAGPAQGWLGWGSTLLNASVAIYVLIEHMFLGAADTEEAAAAASRLPAFLILLQTALTMRVWHTFAFAGLVTAGWGGAIVFVYLSPESHHLGPHVTLDEEVPGLLTFLVASLVVLDGMRRLTWAVATTFRLERERLMLTRFVPAAVAEDLAQGGDPGEVQERHACLFALDIRGFSALTRTRPPQQVFEVLMEMRALTHRAVTERGGIIDKYIGDGVLAQFLVGPPQAQARAALTCAEAVQLRLTALNRRLANKALPTLRVTIALHAGDVLVGVFDDGHRAEFTVLGPAMNTLARIEARAKAADLPIAISEDFRDLLAGSGASGLNWIPAAVEDSGASGPRLYAVAS; this is encoded by the coding sequence TTGAGAAACGGCGATCGCGATCGGACCCGTGCGGACGGACTGCGTTCGCCGACGATCACGCATTTGCAGCAGGCATCGAGTGGCCGGACCTTCGCCCTGCACCTGCTCATCGTCCTGGTCCTGCTCGCCACCGCGCAGACCTATGACGGATCGATCCACGGCCTGGGGCACTGGATCGTGCTGTCGGCCTATGCCGTGGCCTCGATCGTCCTGATGCTGGTCGGCCTGCGAACGGCGCCCGACACGGGCATCCCTGCGGGCCCGGCCCAGGGGTGGCTCGGCTGGGGTTCGACCCTGCTGAATGCCAGCGTCGCGATCTATGTCCTCATCGAGCACATGTTCCTCGGGGCTGCGGATACCGAGGAGGCGGCCGCCGCGGCCAGCCGGCTTCCGGCCTTCCTGATCCTGCTGCAGACCGCGCTGACCATGCGCGTCTGGCACACTTTCGCGTTTGCCGGTCTCGTGACCGCGGGATGGGGCGGAGCGATCGTGTTCGTCTATCTGTCGCCCGAGAGCCATCATCTCGGGCCTCACGTGACCCTCGACGAGGAAGTACCGGGCCTTCTCACCTTCTTGGTCGCCAGCCTCGTGGTCCTCGACGGCATGCGGCGGCTGACCTGGGCGGTGGCGACGACGTTCCGGCTGGAGCGGGAGCGTCTGATGCTCACGCGCTTCGTCCCGGCCGCCGTCGCCGAGGATCTGGCGCAAGGCGGTGATCCGGGCGAGGTCCAGGAGCGGCATGCCTGCCTGTTCGCTCTCGATATCCGTGGATTCTCCGCGCTGACGCGGACCCGGCCGCCCCAGCAGGTGTTCGAAGTGCTGATGGAGATGCGCGCTCTGACGCACCGGGCCGTGACCGAACGCGGCGGCATCATCGACAAATATATCGGCGACGGGGTGCTGGCGCAGTTCCTCGTGGGGCCGCCCCAGGCGCAGGCGCGTGCGGCCCTCACCTGTGCCGAGGCCGTTCAGTTGCGGCTGACGGCCTTGAACCGGCGCCTCGCGAACAAGGCTCTGCCCACCCTGCGCGTGACCATCGCGCTGCATGCCGGGGACGTTCTCGTCGGCGTCTTCGACGACGGCCATCGCGCGGAATTCACCGTCCTCGGCCCGGCGATGAACACCCTCGCCCGGATCGAGGCACGCGCCAAGGCCGCGGATCTCCCGATCGCCATCTCGGAGGATTTCCGCGATCTCCTCGCCGGATCCGGAGCGAGCGGCCTGAACTGG